A single genomic interval of Halobacillus halophilus DSM 2266 harbors:
- a CDS encoding ABC transporter ATP-binding protein gives MLELSNVSVKYGSFAAVKDIDIQVGEGELVVLLGSNGAGKSTTFNAISGLQKPSAGDIIFEGKSITGLSPDKIVQAGIVQCAEDRKLFPQMSVHQNLIMGAYVHRKKRKQVKESISEVYELFPILREKKENAAGSLSGGQQQMLAIGRALMSRPKMMLLDEPSIGLAPLIVEQMFEVIQKINKDGTTVLLAEQNAFAALKIADRGYVFESGSMVVQGSSEELLANDTVRRAYIGA, from the coding sequence GTGCTTGAGTTATCGAATGTGTCGGTGAAATATGGAAGCTTTGCGGCAGTTAAAGATATTGATATTCAAGTGGGAGAGGGAGAGCTTGTCGTTTTACTTGGTTCAAATGGAGCGGGTAAAAGTACAACGTTTAATGCTATCAGCGGACTTCAAAAACCAAGCGCCGGAGACATTATTTTTGAAGGAAAGTCGATCACGGGTTTATCACCAGATAAGATTGTCCAGGCAGGAATTGTGCAGTGTGCAGAGGACCGCAAGCTGTTTCCGCAAATGTCTGTTCATCAAAATTTGATTATGGGAGCCTATGTTCACCGCAAGAAGCGGAAACAAGTAAAAGAATCCATTTCCGAGGTGTATGAACTTTTCCCAATTCTACGCGAGAAAAAAGAGAATGCGGCCGGCTCGTTGAGTGGAGGGCAGCAGCAGATGCTCGCAATCGGCAGGGCGTTAATGTCCCGGCCGAAAATGATGCTTCTTGATGAGCCATCCATTGGACTTGCTCCTCTTATTGTAGAGCAGATGTTTGAGGTCATTCAGAAGATCAATAAGGATGGTACAACCGTTTTGCTAGCTGAACAGAATGCCTTTGCTGCCTTAAAAATTGCGGACAGGGGATATGTCTTTGAAAGTGGATCCATGGTTGTGCAGGGATCATCCGAAGAGTTGTTAGCCAATGATACGGTTCGCAGGGCTTATATTGGAGCCTGA
- a CDS encoding ABC transporter substrate-binding protein, translating into MKVFKLSAFLVMLSVLFILGGCIDNSSNSASGDGGGENQTEATEAGEGEELVNIGYTGPLSGPAAYYGERSLNGLKMAVEEINNSGGFEIDGQTYKYNLVSLDDKYLPNETAANAKRLLQENSTPIIYTPHSGGVKAMQVFNEKENFLIGAYTSEPAVTAEGNELTVRIPPSYDGYIEPFTTYAMDNFGKKIAALPTSSQYGKDWTEALLPHWKEQGGEVVYNSSIDFSKDTDFFTLVTNALEGDPDVLFIGGPSEPTAKVAKQARELGFEGGFIVMDQAKLNEMKTVTGSFDMLNGAVGVTPLVNSDYPGTAEFIEKYKEEYGEEPGSEAGYHYVSMYAFMESMKAAGTVDDPSAIRSHMQDGLDAIPEEKEVYTIKQIEEDGGFTTGLRIAAVENGEIVTINVNE; encoded by the coding sequence ATGAAGGTTTTCAAATTATCTGCTTTTCTGGTGATGCTTTCGGTTCTGTTTATTTTAGGGGGATGTATTGATAATTCGTCCAATTCAGCGTCTGGTGATGGGGGCGGAGAAAATCAAACGGAAGCAACGGAAGCTGGAGAGGGAGAAGAACTGGTTAACATTGGTTATACGGGACCTTTGAGCGGGCCGGCAGCTTATTATGGAGAACGATCGTTGAACGGTCTGAAAATGGCAGTTGAAGAAATCAACAATAGTGGCGGGTTCGAGATTGATGGACAAACGTATAAGTATAATCTCGTATCATTGGATGATAAATACCTCCCGAATGAGACGGCGGCTAATGCCAAACGTCTGCTTCAGGAAAATAGCACGCCCATTATTTATACCCCGCACAGCGGAGGCGTAAAGGCCATGCAAGTGTTCAATGAGAAGGAAAACTTTCTTATTGGAGCCTACACGAGTGAGCCGGCAGTGACGGCTGAAGGCAACGAGCTGACGGTTCGAATTCCACCGAGCTATGATGGATATATCGAACCTTTCACTACTTATGCTATGGACAACTTTGGTAAGAAAATTGCGGCTCTTCCAACGTCCTCCCAGTACGGAAAAGACTGGACAGAAGCCCTGCTGCCGCATTGGAAAGAGCAAGGCGGAGAAGTGGTCTATAATTCTTCCATTGATTTCTCTAAGGATACGGACTTCTTCACATTAGTTACTAATGCCTTAGAAGGCGATCCGGACGTGCTGTTTATTGGCGGCCCATCTGAGCCAACAGCTAAGGTAGCCAAACAGGCAAGGGAGTTGGGTTTTGAAGGTGGGTTTATCGTGATGGATCAGGCCAAGCTGAATGAAATGAAAACTGTCACTGGTTCATTTGACATGCTGAATGGGGCGGTCGGTGTAACGCCGCTTGTAAATTCAGATTATCCAGGGACCGCTGAATTTATTGAAAAATATAAAGAGGAATATGGTGAAGAGCCAGGGTCTGAAGCTGGTTATCACTACGTTTCGATGTATGCCTTTATGGAATCTATGAAAGCTGCAGGAACGGTTGATGATCCTTCAGCCATCCGCTCTCACATGCAGGACGGACTCGATGCGATTCCTGAAGAGAAAGAAGTGTACACGATTAAGCAGATTGAAGAAGATGGAGGATTTACTACAGGTTTACGGATTGCGGCTGTCGAAAACGGTGAAATAGTCACGATTAACGTGAACGAGTAA